A genomic window from Lineus longissimus chromosome 17, tnLinLong1.2, whole genome shotgun sequence includes:
- the LOC135501762 gene encoding WD repeat-containing protein 31-like, with protein sequence MNYFRRMGRFFRKLGDQDGDERHSSSRQSAYHSQNSCQAYHNEIKEFPPVHTDAVSSLAAIQPGICLSGSKDHSVVLFDYNGGNTLQKWTGHQREITQVAYGQQSKNVFSASRDKSAKMWQRGHSEQVRSFEGHSLVVTALALNEDNTHLCTGSRDNTLKMWDVESGECLQQNNTSRNLVTHMKWGRGANILAQTSEDKELKIWDTRSLQISQTFPRKLYIQTSCDLSSDNLHCLTSSNGFGGNGCEATLWDLRTTTPVCEYRGHIETVASCIFLPSQGGMKLIATSANDCNVKVWNRDTKECLCSLSLSGAGPLTSLVAYEDNTILVSSFNLGVHVLSLQTDRNGSLSLVKTAQY encoded by the exons atgaattattttagACGCATGGGGAGGTTTTTTAGAAAGCTGGGAGATCAAGATGGTGATGAGAG ACATTCATCCTCCAGACAATCTGCCTACCACTCGCAAAACAGCTGTCAAGCATACCATAATGAAATCAAAGAGTTCCCTCCCGTCCATACTGATGCTGTATCAAGCTTGGCTGCCATTCAACCTGGAATTTGTCTCTCGGGGAGCAAAGATCATAGTGTTGTTCTCTTTGACTACAATGGAGGTAACACACTGCAGAAATGGACAGGACACCAGCGAGAAATCACTCAG GTTGCATATGGACAGCAAAGCAAAAATGTATTCAGTGCCTCCAGAGACAAATCAGCCAAGATGTGGCAGCGAGGCCATAGTGAGCAAGTGCGGTCATTTGAAGGACATAGCCTTGTTGTGACAGCATTGGCTTTGAACGAAG ataATACTCACCTCTGTACTGGGTCAAGGGATAATACTCTAAAAATGTGGGATGTGGAGTCTGGCGAATGCTTGCAGCAGAACAATACATCAAGAAATTTG GTCACACATATGAAATGGGGAAGAGGTGCTAACATTCTTGCGCAGACTAGCGAAGACAAGGAACTAAAAATATGGGATACACGTTCGTTACAAATTTCACAGACATTCCCGAGAAAGTTATACATTCAGACAAGTTGTGATCTGTCATCTGACAATTTACACTGCCTTACAAGTAGCAATGGGTTTGGTGGAAATGGCTGTGAAGCTACG TTATGGGACTTACGGACAACCACCCCTGTTTGTGAATATAGAGGTCACATTGAGACAGTTGCTAGTTGTATATTCTTACCGAGTCAAGGTGGCATGAAGCTTATTGCCACATCAGCCAATGACTGCAATGTTAAAGTCTGGAATCGAGACACTAAAG AATGTTTATGCAGTTTGTCTCTAAGTGGAGCTGGTCCTCTAACTAGTCTTGTAGCCTATGAAGACAATAC AATACTGGTGTCGAGTTTCAACCTGGGTGTTCATGTCCTATCTCTCCAAACTGATAGGAATGGATCATTGTCTTTAGTCAAGACTGCACAGTACTGA